One Pseudorasbora parva isolate DD20220531a chromosome 8, ASM2467924v1, whole genome shotgun sequence DNA window includes the following coding sequences:
- the si:ch211-105f12.2 gene encoding RIMS-binding protein 2-like isoform X2 produces MEACGHFPIRSMRLKLPARSTIQSLQGWEPSLLTVIWDFNQGDIWRTSDGQSQAQRKKIEMIGLDVYLYPDGLRVATPEDIEKWESEREMYEPNVRLFVALFSYNPALMSPNPETMEEELPFEQGQIIKVFGDKDADGFYSGETGGRFGFVPSNMVSEIPVEDGELKLHLFHQGFLPEETPSIAPSDTSSGPDDQKVHRMLAIFDYDPWESSPNTDIEDELPFRAGDIIYVFGEMDSDGFYYGDLHGYRGLVPSNFLQPLPWD; encoded by the exons ATGGAGGCCTGTGGGCACTTTCCCATCAG ATCCATGAGGCTAAAATTGCCTGCCCGGAGTACAATACAATCTTTACAAGGATGGGAACCTTCCCTTTTAACAGTCATTTGGGATTTCAATCAAGGTGATATATGGCG GACATCAGACGGACAGTCACAGGCACAGAGGAAGAAGATTGAAATGATTGGGCTGGATGTCTATCTATATCCAGATGGTCTTAGGGTTGCTACACCAGAAGATATAGAGAAGTGGGAATCAGAGAGGGAAATGTATGAGCCTAATGTGCGTCTCTTTGTGGCTCTGTTCTCATACAACCCTGCGCTGATGTCACCGAACCCTGAAACAATGGAGGAGGAACTGCCTTTTGAACAAGGACAGATCATTAAA GTATTCGGAGATAAAGATGCTGATGGCTTCTATAGTGGGGAGACTGGTGGTCGCTTTGGTTTTGTGCCAAGCAACATGGTATCTGAGATTCCTGTGGAAGACGGAGAGCTTAAACTTCATCTGTTCCATCAGGGGTTTTTACCAGAGGAGACGCCTTCTATAG CACCCAGTGATACTTCTAGTGGGCCGGATGATCAGAAGGTCCACAGGATGCTGGCCATTTTTGATTATGACCCTTGGGAAAGTTCTCCAAACACAGACATTGAG GATGAGCTTCCCTTTCGTGCAGGAgacattatatatgtttttggaGAAATGGACAGTGATGGATTTTATTAT GGGGATCTACATGGTTATCGAGGTCTTGTGCCATCAAACTTCTTGCAACCGCTGCCTTGGGATTAA
- the si:ch211-105f12.2 gene encoding RIMS-binding protein 2-like isoform X1, whose translation MGFYPWDRRNFRVKLLLNLPHRSMRLKLPARSTIQSLQGWEPSLLTVIWDFNQGDIWRTSDGQSQAQRKKIEMIGLDVYLYPDGLRVATPEDIEKWESEREMYEPNVRLFVALFSYNPALMSPNPETMEEELPFEQGQIIKVFGDKDADGFYSGETGGRFGFVPSNMVSEIPVEDGELKLHLFHQGFLPEETPSIAPSDTSSGPDDQKVHRMLAIFDYDPWESSPNTDIEDELPFRAGDIIYVFGEMDSDGFYYGDLHGYRGLVPSNFLQPLPWD comes from the exons ATGGGCTTTTATCCATGGGACCGAAGAAACTTTAGAGTCAAACTGCTTTTAAATCTCCCCCACAGATCCATGAGGCTAAAATTGCCTGCCCGGAGTACAATACAATCTTTACAAGGATGGGAACCTTCCCTTTTAACAGTCATTTGGGATTTCAATCAAGGTGATATATGGCG GACATCAGACGGACAGTCACAGGCACAGAGGAAGAAGATTGAAATGATTGGGCTGGATGTCTATCTATATCCAGATGGTCTTAGGGTTGCTACACCAGAAGATATAGAGAAGTGGGAATCAGAGAGGGAAATGTATGAGCCTAATGTGCGTCTCTTTGTGGCTCTGTTCTCATACAACCCTGCGCTGATGTCACCGAACCCTGAAACAATGGAGGAGGAACTGCCTTTTGAACAAGGACAGATCATTAAA GTATTCGGAGATAAAGATGCTGATGGCTTCTATAGTGGGGAGACTGGTGGTCGCTTTGGTTTTGTGCCAAGCAACATGGTATCTGAGATTCCTGTGGAAGACGGAGAGCTTAAACTTCATCTGTTCCATCAGGGGTTTTTACCAGAGGAGACGCCTTCTATAG CACCCAGTGATACTTCTAGTGGGCCGGATGATCAGAAGGTCCACAGGATGCTGGCCATTTTTGATTATGACCCTTGGGAAAGTTCTCCAAACACAGACATTGAG GATGAGCTTCCCTTTCGTGCAGGAgacattatatatgtttttggaGAAATGGACAGTGATGGATTTTATTAT GGGGATCTACATGGTTATCGAGGTCTTGTGCCATCAAACTTCTTGCAACCGCTGCCTTGGGATTAA
- the si:ch211-105f12.2 gene encoding RIMS-binding protein 2-like isoform X3, with product MIGLDVYLYPDGLRVATPEDIEKWESEREMYEPNVRLFVALFSYNPALMSPNPETMEEELPFEQGQIIKVFGDKDADGFYSGETGGRFGFVPSNMVSEIPVEDGELKLHLFHQGFLPEETPSIAPSDTSSGPDDQKVHRMLAIFDYDPWESSPNTDIEDELPFRAGDIIYVFGEMDSDGFYYGDLHGYRGLVPSNFLQPLPWD from the exons ATGATTGGGCTGGATGTCTATCTATATCCAGATGGTCTTAGGGTTGCTACACCAGAAGATATAGAGAAGTGGGAATCAGAGAGGGAAATGTATGAGCCTAATGTGCGTCTCTTTGTGGCTCTGTTCTCATACAACCCTGCGCTGATGTCACCGAACCCTGAAACAATGGAGGAGGAACTGCCTTTTGAACAAGGACAGATCATTAAA GTATTCGGAGATAAAGATGCTGATGGCTTCTATAGTGGGGAGACTGGTGGTCGCTTTGGTTTTGTGCCAAGCAACATGGTATCTGAGATTCCTGTGGAAGACGGAGAGCTTAAACTTCATCTGTTCCATCAGGGGTTTTTACCAGAGGAGACGCCTTCTATAG CACCCAGTGATACTTCTAGTGGGCCGGATGATCAGAAGGTCCACAGGATGCTGGCCATTTTTGATTATGACCCTTGGGAAAGTTCTCCAAACACAGACATTGAG GATGAGCTTCCCTTTCGTGCAGGAgacattatatatgtttttggaGAAATGGACAGTGATGGATTTTATTAT GGGGATCTACATGGTTATCGAGGTCTTGTGCCATCAAACTTCTTGCAACCGCTGCCTTGGGATTAA
- the ca4b gene encoding carbonic anhydrase 4b: protein MNVFYLSILVMLCRFASSAEWCYQSQVTCNNTCAGPEEWATIAATCGNRKQSPINIVTKNTSIDGRLTPVQFTGYQEMVNGVIVNNGHTVQVNLANRAHINGANLGATYKAQQLHLHWGKNGGPGSEHTVDGEKYPMELHIVHIKENYNSVEQAIDDPSGVAVLGFFYEESKDANKKYEVIINSLKNITHPGTNVTLGDLSLDMLILSHDKLEKYYRYQGSLTTPSCSEAVVWTIFEETIPLSKEQLSAFSNLMFSDGTAMVNTYRPVQLRYERQVYYSRSFVFCVSTALLISSVVTSLYALTV from the exons ATGAATGTGTTCTATCTTTCCATACTTGTTATGTTATGTAGGTTTGCTTCAAGTGCAG AATGGTGTTATCAGTCCCAAGTAACTTGCAACAACACATGTGCAG GACCAGAGGAATGGGCAACCATTGCCGCAACCTGTGGGAATAGAAAACAGTCACCCATTAACATTGTAACAAAGAATACTTCCATAGACGGTCGTCTGACTCCAGTGCAGTTTACAGGCTATCAAGAAATGGTCAATGGTGTCATTGTAAACAATGGACACACAG TGCAAGTGAATCTGGCAAACAGAGCACACATTAATGGGGCCAATTTAGGAGCCACTTACAAAGCTCAGCAGCTTCACCTGCACTGGGGCAAGAATGGTGGACCCGGATCAGAACACACTGTAGATGGAGAGAAATACCCTATGGAG CTGCACATTGTACATATAAAAGAAAACTACAACTCTGTGGAACAAGCCATTGATGACCCTTCTGGAGTGGCTGTTCTTGGATTTTTTTATGAG GAATCAAAAGATGCCAATAAAAAATATGAAGTCATCATAAATTCTCTGAAAAACATCACACACCCTG GCACCAATGTAACGCTTGGAGATCTATCATTAGACATGCTTATTCTCTCCCATGATAAATTGGAGAAGTACTACCGCTACCAGGGGTCTCTCACCACACCCAGCTGCTCTGAAGCTGTGGTCTGGACAATATTTGAGGAAACCATACCACTCAGCAAAGAacag ctttctgcattttcaaacTTGATGTTTTCTGATGGGACTGCCATGGTGAACACATACCGGCCCGTTCAGCTGCGGTATGAACGTCAGGTGTATTATTCTAggagttttgttttttgtgttagCACGGCTTTATTGATCAGCTCTGTTGTCACATCACTCTATGCTCTTACGGTCTGA